A genomic segment from Aegilops tauschii subsp. strangulata cultivar AL8/78 chromosome 1, Aet v6.0, whole genome shotgun sequence encodes:
- the LOC109747274 gene encoding CST complex subunit TEN1-like yields the protein MASSTLKPGVPVTLQELAPSSEMFKQGASLRVTGILQSYDVDSAVAVIRDGSATMKIDTQHLRDISFRSGSIFQFIGELLIRPNDDAILQARNVDGLDLNLYQQSLIIRRQHEARLLSSRSA from the exons ATGGCATCTTCTACTCTGAAACCAGGTGTGCCTGTCACTCTGCAAGAGCTAGCGCCCTCCTCGGAGATGTTCAAGCAAGGGGCGTCCCTCCGGGTAACAGGAAT CCTTCAGTCATACGATGTCGACTCCGCAGTTGCCGTCATTCGAGATGGCAGCGCGACGATGAAGATCGACACCCAGCACCTGCGGGACATCAGTTTCCGCAGCGGTTCTATATTCCAGTTCATAGGCGAGCTCCTGATCCGGCCGAACGACGAC GCGATTCTGCAAGCACGTAACGTCGATGGCCTTGACCTGAACCTTTACCAGCAGTCTCTCATCATCCGACGGCAGCATGAAGCCAGACTGCTGAGCTCCAGGAGCGCGTGA